The following proteins are encoded in a genomic region of Paenibacillus sp. FSL H3-0469:
- a CDS encoding Lrp/AsnC family transcriptional regulator produces the protein MTPYLIDHTDYRILQLLIEDSTLSHKDIGAMVHLTGQAVGARVRRMRELGIIEGYTIRYNPLWIGQSIHAFITVFLSSNKDHPPFQAFAKAHESVTELYRISGEGCYWMRVRTVDQEALNAILDELLKYGNYRVNLDMGQIK, from the coding sequence ATGACCCCCTATCTCATTGACCATACCGATTACCGCATCCTCCAGCTCCTTATCGAAGACTCCACCTTAAGCCATAAGGATATCGGGGCGATGGTCCATCTGACCGGCCAGGCTGTAGGCGCACGTGTCCGCAGAATGCGGGAGCTTGGCATCATTGAGGGCTACACCATCCGTTATAACCCGCTGTGGATCGGCCAGAGCATTCACGCCTTTATCACGGTTTTTCTGAGCAGCAATAAGGATCATCCGCCTTTTCAGGCTTTTGCGAAGGCCCATGAGAGTGTCACCGAGCTGTACCGCATCAGCGGGGAGGGCTGTTACTGGATGCGGGTGCGTACTGTGGATCAGGAGGCGCTGAACGCTATTTTGGATGAACTGCTGAAGTATGGCAACTACCGGGTCAACCTGGACATGGGCCAGATCAAATAA
- a CDS encoding SprT family protein — protein MSNEELQQWMEQVSLSSFGVPFRHTASFNSRLTTTGGRYFTKSHNIEINPQQLEMYGREETEKIIKHELCHYHLHLAKRGYMHRDADFKTLLARVGGSRYCQTLPGAKARKPQPYRYKLVCIACATEYLRKRRADPGRYRCGKCSGKLKLVALEAGAGPAT, from the coding sequence ATGAGCAACGAAGAGCTGCAGCAATGGATGGAGCAGGTGTCGCTGAGCAGCTTTGGCGTGCCTTTCCGGCATACGGCGAGCTTTAACAGCAGACTTACGACAACCGGCGGACGATATTTTACCAAGAGTCATAATATAGAGATTAACCCCCAGCAACTGGAGATGTACGGACGGGAGGAGACGGAGAAGATCATCAAGCATGAGCTCTGCCACTACCACCTGCATCTGGCGAAGCGGGGGTACATGCACCGGGATGCCGATTTCAAAACACTGCTGGCCCGCGTCGGCGGCAGCCGGTATTGTCAGACCCTGCCGGGTGCCAAGGCCCGCAAGCCGCAGCCTTACCGGTATAAGCTGGTATGTATTGCCTGTGCCACCGAGTATCTGCGTAAGCGCCGGGCCGATCCCGGGCGGTACCGCTGCGGTAAATGCTCCGGCAAGCTGAAGCTGGTTGCGCTAGAAGCAGGCGCGGGCCCGGCTACTTAA
- the cmpA gene encoding cortex morphogenetic protein CmpA: MPQWLRQQLMKAYLKKDCRQIRLLNECWFFYRNTADSHEMIQKNV; encoded by the coding sequence TTGCCACAATGGCTTCGCCAACAGCTCATGAAGGCCTATCTCAAGAAGGACTGCCGTCAGATTAGACTGCTGAATGAATGCTGGTTCTTTTACCGGAATACCGCCGATTCCCACGAGATGATCCAGAAGAACGTATAG
- a CDS encoding MBL fold metallo-hydrolase, translating into MKIKLIRHATLWLEYGGATFLIDPMLSAQGVNPPIMNSGDDRRNPLVSLPGPVQQWLEPDAVLVTHLHQDHWDAAAAEQLSKALPVYCQEGDGERIAAQGFGRVTEIKDAGSVSFGGVILIRTGGHHGTGEIGERMGKVSGFVFRAEGEPVLYLAGDTIWCEEVQQVIAGEVPEVIIVNAGGASFLSGGPITMNEQDVVEVCHSAPSASVIAVHMDSINHCHVTRELLMQRLEQEGLSGRVAVPLDGEWI; encoded by the coding sequence ATGAAAATAAAGCTGATCCGCCACGCCACCCTATGGCTGGAATACGGCGGTGCAACGTTTCTGATCGATCCCATGCTGAGTGCGCAGGGTGTGAATCCGCCGATTATGAATTCAGGCGATGACCGCCGGAATCCGCTGGTGTCATTGCCCGGTCCTGTTCAGCAGTGGCTGGAGCCGGATGCTGTGCTGGTCACGCATCTTCATCAGGATCACTGGGATGCAGCAGCGGCAGAGCAGTTGTCCAAGGCACTGCCGGTGTATTGCCAGGAAGGTGACGGGGAGCGAATTGCTGCCCAGGGCTTTGGGCGTGTTACAGAGATTAAGGACGCCGGCTCTGTGTCCTTCGGCGGAGTAATTCTGATACGTACAGGAGGGCATCACGGAACAGGGGAGATTGGAGAACGGATGGGCAAGGTCTCCGGTTTCGTCTTCCGGGCAGAGGGCGAACCTGTGCTGTACCTGGCTGGAGATACGATCTGGTGCGAAGAGGTTCAGCAGGTGATAGCCGGGGAAGTGCCGGAGGTGATTATTGTCAATGCCGGGGGTGCCAGCTTCCTGAGCGGAGGTCCCATTACCATGAACGAACAGGATGTGGTGGAGGTATGCCATTCCGCTCCGTCCGCTTCGGTGATTGCTGTGCACATGGATTCAATTAACCACTGCCATGTAACGAGGGAGCTATTGATGCAACGCCTTGAACAGGAAGGCTTGTCCGGCCGTGTTGCCGTGCCGCTGGATGGAGAGTGGATCTGA
- a CDS encoding Gfo/Idh/MocA family oxidoreductase, whose amino-acid sequence MGKVYRVGVIGCGGIANGKHLPALSRQDKVQVVAFCDIIKERAEAAAEQYGSADAAVYTDYQELLKDASIDIVHVLTPNDAHAEISIAALEAGKHVMCEKPMAKTAADAKRMAEAAKRTGKKLTIGYDNRFRQDSLYLKKVCEAGELGHIYYAKAHAIRRRAVPTWGVFLDEEKQGGGPLIDIGTHALDLTLWMMDNYKPKVVLGTKYHELSQKEDAANAWGPWDPKKFTVEDSAFGMIVMENGATITLEASWALNSLDVDEAKCSLSGTEAGADMKKGLRINGEKHSKLYTNEIELGAGGVAFYDGKEEKSTDIELRKWIEAIEQDKDPVVTPEQAYVVSRILEAIYESAQTGKAVYLD is encoded by the coding sequence ATGGGCAAAGTGTATCGTGTTGGGGTTATCGGCTGTGGAGGGATTGCGAACGGGAAGCATTTGCCGGCCTTAAGCAGACAGGATAAGGTTCAAGTGGTAGCTTTTTGCGATATTATCAAGGAACGGGCTGAAGCGGCTGCTGAACAATACGGCAGTGCAGATGCTGCTGTCTATACGGACTATCAGGAATTATTGAAGGATGCTTCCATTGACATTGTTCATGTGCTTACTCCCAATGACGCGCATGCGGAAATATCCATTGCGGCCTTGGAAGCGGGCAAGCATGTGATGTGTGAGAAGCCCATGGCCAAAACAGCAGCGGACGCCAAACGTATGGCTGAAGCAGCGAAACGTACTGGGAAGAAGCTGACCATAGGGTATGACAACCGGTTCCGGCAAGACAGCTTGTATCTGAAAAAAGTCTGTGAAGCAGGCGAGCTCGGTCATATCTATTATGCAAAAGCGCATGCGATCCGGCGGAGAGCGGTCCCTACCTGGGGAGTATTCCTGGATGAGGAGAAGCAAGGGGGCGGCCCGCTTATCGATATTGGAACCCATGCGCTGGATCTGACGCTCTGGATGATGGACAACTACAAACCAAAGGTTGTGCTGGGAACCAAATACCACGAGCTCTCCCAAAAAGAAGATGCGGCCAACGCCTGGGGACCTTGGGACCCGAAGAAATTCACCGTGGAAGACTCGGCCTTCGGGATGATTGTGATGGAGAACGGCGCAACGATTACGCTGGAGGCGAGCTGGGCGCTTAATTCGCTGGATGTGGATGAAGCCAAGTGCAGCTTAAGCGGAACCGAAGCGGGTGCGGACATGAAGAAGGGTCTCCGGATTAACGGGGAGAAGCATAGCAAGCTATACACGAACGAAATTGAGCTTGGTGCCGGAGGAGTAGCTTTCTATGATGGCAAAGAAGAGAAATCTACGGATATCGAATTAAGAAAGTGGATCGAAGCGATCGAACAGGATAAAGATCCGGTCGTCACTCCTGAACAGGCTTATGTAGTCTCACGGATTCTGGAGGCCATCTATGAATCGGCACAGACGGGGAAAGCCGTATATTTGGACTAG
- a CDS encoding CPBP family intramembrane glutamic endopeptidase — MSTIEKEETVQSARRGLLVFFLILIPLTVISYILALTVTPVYGLLLMWAPGISSILTRILRREGFADISLRSGGRRTLRAIPFILLLPVAVGLLAYGTVWITGLAEYTGHNGNVIGSLVWAILIQMSVGTAMGIISSAGEELGWRGYMLTRLIGARVPKPILMSGLIWGMWHIPAILIGSYYSGPSLALSIVLFMVTISSFNIIISLLRLSTGSIWPSVLLHASWNAIIQDAFDRYTSGKNAFLWTGESGILVAATLVIAAWFFYRRSTLDVRL, encoded by the coding sequence ATGAGCACCATCGAAAAAGAGGAGACCGTCCAATCTGCCAGGAGAGGGTTGCTAGTATTCTTCCTGATTCTTATACCCCTTACGGTTATAAGCTACATATTGGCCCTTACTGTAACGCCTGTGTACGGCTTGCTGCTGATGTGGGCGCCCGGGATCTCCTCCATACTCACCCGTATCCTGCGGCGTGAGGGCTTCGCGGATATCTCCCTGAGGTCCGGGGGACGGCGCACGCTCAGGGCGATTCCATTCATCTTGTTATTGCCGGTGGCGGTTGGTCTGTTGGCCTACGGGACTGTCTGGATCACAGGACTGGCGGAGTATACCGGACACAATGGCAACGTTATCGGTTCGCTGGTCTGGGCAATCCTGATTCAAATGTCCGTCGGAACCGCGATGGGAATCATCAGCAGTGCCGGAGAAGAGTTAGGCTGGAGAGGCTACATGCTGACCCGGCTTATTGGGGCCCGCGTCCCGAAGCCTATTCTCATGAGCGGGCTGATCTGGGGCATGTGGCATATCCCCGCGATTCTAATCGGCAGCTACTATTCCGGCCCTTCTCTGGCCTTATCGATCGTATTGTTCATGGTAACCATCAGCTCATTCAACATCATTATTAGTCTATTGCGCTTAAGCACTGGGAGCATATGGCCTTCCGTTCTGCTCCATGCCTCGTGGAATGCTATCATTCAGGATGCTTTCGACCGTTACACCAGCGGGAAGAATGCATTTCTCTGGACAGGCGAGTCCGGGATACTGGTGGCTGCTACGCTCGTGATTGCAGCGTGGTTCTTCTACAGAAGATCTACGCTAGATGTCAGATTGTAA
- a CDS encoding helix-turn-helix domain-containing protein translates to MSPFPFEIMFEKMDLLERLDISILWGHYEISVLRFHLTSFPPGKVIDFHNHAEFEFHFIPRGKGTVILGDQQYSLSEGMLYLTGPGVMHRQEADAEESMEELCLHIHIAEKPRDDADPWEVAEAEECVEKLRNLPLVPAQDYHRAMKCFLEAYEACDGKLAGYYTSIKHLVISILLKVTRAYDTGGMGAAAPVRDMLSYRYQYAVQYMEANYSAAVTLENVAEKLNISARQLQRIFKQTDPDQTFSRILEEIRLKAVCSKLEASNLSIEHIAESEGFTTATYLHSVFRKRLGMTPAAYRKARQIHEQ, encoded by the coding sequence ATGAGCCCTTTTCCCTTCGAGATTATGTTTGAGAAGATGGATCTGCTGGAAAGACTGGATATTTCTATCCTGTGGGGACATTATGAAATTTCTGTTCTCCGGTTTCATTTGACCTCTTTTCCGCCGGGGAAGGTTATTGATTTCCATAACCATGCTGAATTTGAATTTCATTTCATACCGCGGGGCAAAGGAACGGTCATTCTCGGCGATCAGCAGTATTCTTTGTCGGAGGGAATGCTCTATTTGACCGGACCGGGAGTGATGCACCGTCAAGAAGCAGATGCGGAAGAGTCGATGGAGGAGTTATGTCTGCATATCCATATTGCGGAGAAGCCCCGGGACGATGCAGACCCGTGGGAGGTTGCCGAAGCGGAGGAATGTGTGGAGAAGCTGAGAAACCTGCCGCTTGTCCCTGCACAGGATTATCACAGGGCGATGAAGTGTTTTTTGGAAGCCTATGAAGCCTGTGACGGCAAGCTTGCGGGATATTACACATCCATCAAGCATCTCGTGATTAGTATCTTGCTGAAGGTAACCAGAGCTTATGATACAGGCGGGATGGGAGCTGCGGCACCCGTACGGGACATGCTGTCCTACCGCTATCAATATGCTGTTCAGTACATGGAAGCGAATTATTCGGCAGCCGTGACGCTGGAGAATGTTGCGGAGAAGCTGAATATCAGCGCAAGGCAGCTGCAGCGGATATTTAAACAGACCGATCCGGATCAAACCTTCAGCCGGATTCTTGAGGAGATCCGTTTGAAGGCTGTGTGCAGCAAGCTTGAAGCCAGTAACCTGTCGATCGAACATATTGCGGAGTCTGAAGGGTTCACCACTGCGACCTATCTGCATTCAGTATTCCGCAAGCGGCTGGGCATGACCCCGGCTGCATACCGCAAGGCTAGACAAATACATGAACAGTGA
- a CDS encoding ABC transporter ATP-binding protein produces the protein MLTVQGINVYYGAIHALKDLSITVKQGEIVTLIGANGAGKSTLLKTLSGLLKPKTGSIEFLGKSITNQSVQAIVKEGLIHCPEGRRVFANMSVEENLELGAYLQDGSSLAADFEKVYNTFPRLLERKKQQAGTLSGGEQQMLAMGRAIMGHPKLLLLDEPSMGLAPLLVQDIFKIIKEVNDAGTTVLLVEQNAHQALKIADRAYVLETGRVVLEGDAKELADSDEIKMAYLGH, from the coding sequence ATGCTTACAGTACAAGGGATTAATGTATATTACGGAGCGATTCATGCCTTGAAGGATCTCAGCATCACCGTGAAGCAGGGGGAAATTGTGACGCTAATCGGTGCCAACGGCGCCGGCAAGTCAACGCTGCTGAAGACGCTCTCGGGGCTGCTGAAGCCGAAGACAGGAAGTATTGAATTCCTGGGTAAATCGATAACGAATCAAAGTGTACAGGCGATTGTCAAAGAAGGGCTGATCCATTGTCCCGAAGGACGGCGCGTATTCGCTAATATGTCGGTCGAGGAGAATCTCGAATTGGGCGCTTACCTGCAGGATGGAAGCAGTCTGGCTGCGGACTTCGAGAAGGTATACAACACCTTCCCGCGATTGCTTGAGCGCAAGAAGCAGCAGGCGGGAACCTTATCCGGCGGGGAGCAGCAGATGCTGGCGATGGGCCGGGCGATTATGGGCCACCCGAAGCTGCTGCTGCTGGATGAACCGTCGATGGGGCTGGCGCCGCTGCTGGTCCAGGATATTTTCAAGATTATCAAGGAAGTCAATGATGCCGGAACCACTGTATTGCTGGTCGAGCAGAATGCGCACCAGGCACTTAAAATCGCTGACCGCGCTTATGTCCTGGAGACAGGCCGGGTAGTGCTTGAAGGGGATGCCAAGGAATTGGCCGACTCCGATGAGATCAAAATGGCTTATCTCGGGCACTAA
- a CDS encoding Gfo/Idh/MocA family oxidoreductase, producing MSIRIGKISFWHVHAWDYTKQAQEHGDTEIAAVWDEDAERGRKAAESLNIPFYDSLEDMLARKDIDAVIVDAPTHMHREVMIAAARAGKHIFTEKVVAATLSEVNEILSEIAEHGVKLTVSLPRLNDGYTLSVTDILSQGLLGQITYVRVRLSHNGATANWLPEHFYSLEQCQGGALIDLGCHPMYLTRLFLGQEVTGVSASFGYVTGKEVEDNAVATLYTDSGAIGVVEAGFVNSYSPFTIEVHGTEGTLLYGTPEAKLLVRSNKAANQGAAWNETPVLANRESAFEQWVAHIQNNTVASDNIQAATELTRLMEAANLSAKAGRVIRLAELKSCLDPLSGYSA from the coding sequence GTGAGCATTAGGATTGGCAAGATTAGCTTTTGGCATGTACATGCCTGGGATTATACGAAGCAGGCCCAGGAGCATGGGGATACGGAAATTGCTGCGGTATGGGACGAGGATGCGGAGCGGGGCAGGAAGGCGGCAGAGAGCTTGAATATCCCGTTCTATGATTCTTTGGAGGACATGCTTGCCCGGAAGGATATCGATGCCGTGATTGTCGACGCGCCAACCCATATGCACCGGGAGGTCATGATTGCGGCGGCCAGAGCAGGCAAGCACATCTTCACCGAAAAGGTTGTAGCTGCAACGCTGAGTGAGGTTAATGAAATCCTCTCCGAGATCGCGGAGCATGGAGTGAAGCTAACCGTGTCGCTGCCGCGGCTAAATGACGGTTATACGTTATCGGTTACAGACATTCTAAGCCAGGGACTTCTTGGGCAGATTACGTATGTCAGAGTCCGCTTATCCCATAACGGCGCAACGGCCAACTGGCTTCCCGAGCATTTCTATAGCCTTGAACAATGCCAGGGCGGTGCCTTGATTGATCTGGGATGCCATCCCATGTACCTGACCAGACTGTTCCTGGGTCAAGAGGTGACCGGGGTAAGCGCGAGCTTCGGATATGTGACGGGCAAGGAAGTGGAGGACAACGCAGTAGCGACGCTCTATACGGATTCGGGAGCAATCGGTGTAGTGGAAGCTGGCTTCGTGAACAGCTACTCCCCTTTTACCATAGAAGTGCATGGAACGGAAGGAACTCTATTGTATGGAACGCCTGAAGCAAAGCTGCTCGTCAGAAGTAATAAAGCGGCAAATCAAGGGGCTGCCTGGAACGAGACGCCTGTACTGGCCAATCGTGAGAGCGCTTTTGAGCAGTGGGTAGCCCACATCCAGAACAACACGGTTGCTTCTGACAATATTCAAGCGGCAACAGAGCTTACCCGGTTAATGGAGGCGGCGAATCTCTCAGCGAAGGCAGGACGGGTGATCCGGTTAGCCGAACTGAAGTCTTGTCTTGATCCATTATCCGGGTACAGTGCGTAG
- a CDS encoding branched-chain amino acid ABC transporter permease: MTKINKKFWLGLLVALAFYGIVKVLLTTGVLSDVNQSMLLLIGVNIMLAVSLNLITGITGQFSIGHAGFMSVGAYTSAILTLDYNVPFIPAILAGGLLAAVFGVLIGMPTLRLNGDYLAIATLGFGEIIRIIMLNTEYVGGASGLSGIPAKTTWTMLFFFTLISVVLINNFIRSTHGRACIAIRENEIAAEAMGINTTRYKIIAFTIGALFAGMAGGLSAHTFYVITPGSFNFLKSFEIIVMVVLGGLGSTAGSIVGAVFVTLLYTYLREFPEWRMIIYSIVLILMMIFRPSGLLGVSKFSLGKFGKKEAKANDAIKSSGTP; this comes from the coding sequence GTGACAAAGATAAATAAAAAGTTCTGGCTGGGCCTACTTGTCGCCCTTGCGTTCTATGGAATCGTAAAAGTTCTTTTAACAACGGGAGTTCTTAGTGATGTGAATCAGTCTATGCTGCTTCTCATCGGGGTTAATATCATGCTGGCCGTGTCGCTGAATCTGATTACCGGGATTACCGGGCAGTTCTCCATTGGCCATGCCGGGTTCATGTCGGTGGGTGCGTATACCTCGGCGATTCTTACCCTTGACTACAATGTGCCGTTCATTCCTGCGATTCTTGCGGGTGGGCTGCTGGCTGCGGTATTCGGTGTATTGATCGGGATGCCTACACTCCGGCTTAACGGGGACTATCTCGCTATTGCCACGCTGGGGTTCGGTGAGATTATCCGCATTATTATGCTGAATACGGAATATGTCGGCGGAGCTTCAGGGCTCAGCGGTATTCCGGCCAAAACGACCTGGACCATGCTCTTCTTCTTCACTCTGATCTCAGTTGTACTGATTAATAACTTCATTAGATCTACTCACGGCCGGGCCTGTATTGCGATCCGCGAGAATGAGATTGCCGCGGAGGCGATGGGGATTAATACGACACGTTACAAAATCATCGCCTTCACCATCGGTGCGCTGTTTGCCGGAATGGCGGGCGGCCTGTCGGCCCATACGTTCTATGTCATTACGCCGGGCAGCTTCAACTTCCTGAAGTCTTTTGAAATCATCGTCATGGTGGTTCTCGGGGGGCTGGGCAGTACGGCGGGCTCTATCGTGGGTGCGGTGTTCGTTACCCTGCTGTATACCTACTTACGTGAATTCCCGGAATGGCGCATGATTATCTACTCGATAGTGCTCATTCTGATGATGATCTTCCGTCCAAGCGGCCTGCTTGGCGTAAGCAAATTCTCACTAGGCAAGTTCGGTAAAAAGGAGGCGAAGGCAAATGACGCAATCAAGAGCAGCGGTACTCCTTGA
- a CDS encoding pentapeptide repeat-containing protein — MSNKIEPPRISDPGLLTPQDVHTLASKDEFSRCLIEGALIEYQEATRVAFDKTIFKNVTITESSLQRIELTDVIFDHCDLSNVDFSDAFIHRTEFRDCRMIGTDFTRARFQNVSITGCIGEFAVFRFASFKGASFERSSLASADYYQSSLNGLYFSECNLEQATLAGCKLKGVDLSDCEFTGLLVDLQDLEGCIISAEQAASFAGLLGLVIKN, encoded by the coding sequence ATGAGTAACAAGATAGAACCACCCAGAATCTCAGATCCCGGGCTACTTACGCCGCAGGACGTTCACACCCTTGCTTCCAAAGACGAATTCAGCCGCTGCCTCATTGAAGGAGCGCTCATTGAATATCAGGAGGCCACCCGGGTAGCTTTCGACAAGACTATTTTCAAAAACGTTACCATCACGGAATCCTCGCTGCAGCGCATTGAGCTTACCGATGTAATCTTCGATCATTGCGACCTGTCCAATGTGGATTTCAGCGATGCCTTCATACACCGGACCGAGTTCAGGGATTGCCGCATGATTGGTACAGACTTCACCAGAGCACGGTTTCAAAATGTATCCATCACCGGATGTATCGGGGAATTCGCGGTCTTCCGTTTCGCCAGCTTCAAAGGGGCTTCCTTCGAGCGCAGCTCGCTGGCCAGCGCGGATTATTACCAGTCCAGCCTGAACGGCCTGTATTTCTCGGAATGCAATCTGGAGCAGGCCACGCTGGCCGGCTGCAAGCTGAAGGGTGTTGACCTGAGCGACTGCGAGTTCACCGGCCTCCTGGTGGATCTTCAGGATCTGGAGGGCTGCATCATCTCTGCGGAGCAGGCGGCTTCTTTTGCCGGACTACTAGGTCTGGTTATCAAAAATTAA
- a CDS encoding DinB family protein: protein MENKISDVLVENWDYVMDVEDWQPPLGAALEGVDSEQALWKPEGAAGNSIWENVNHLTYYKERLLRKLKGMEKLPDLESNDATFTVTGSGEEDWKQAVDKLKSIHASLREIIVALEEGAYEWGGSGHAPGEEVMSLILHDAYHTGQIVLVRKLQGSWPGTRRFD from the coding sequence ATGGAAAATAAAATTAGCGATGTACTGGTCGAGAACTGGGATTATGTGATGGATGTGGAGGATTGGCAGCCGCCGCTGGGTGCGGCGCTTGAAGGTGTGGACAGTGAGCAGGCACTTTGGAAGCCGGAGGGAGCTGCGGGCAATTCGATCTGGGAGAACGTTAACCATCTGACGTATTATAAGGAGCGTCTGCTGCGCAAGCTCAAGGGAATGGAGAAATTGCCTGATCTGGAGAGCAATGACGCTACATTCACTGTGACAGGAAGCGGAGAAGAGGACTGGAAGCAGGCGGTAGACAAGCTGAAGTCCATTCATGCCTCGCTGCGCGAGATTATTGTAGCTCTGGAGGAAGGCGCTTATGAATGGGGCGGCTCCGGGCATGCGCCGGGCGAAGAGGTCATGAGCCTGATTCTGCATGATGCCTATCATACGGGACAGATTGTACTGGTCCGCAAGCTGCAAGGCTCCTGGCCTGGCACCCGCCGTTTCGATTAA
- a CDS encoding ABC transporter ATP-binding protein, with the protein MTQSRAAVLLDVKAASRAFGGLKAVSEVSLHIDKGELIGLIGPNGAGKTTLFNLLTGVYPPSSGSILLNNESIGGMKPYKINHKGAARTFQNIRLFTAMTVLENVKIAFHQHAKHSLFSSMLRLPKHFQGEEEITRKAMDILSIFNLADQSEEVASNLSYGNQRRLEIARALAAGPKLLLLDEPAAGMNPNETRDLMNLIAWIREEFDLTILLIEHDMSLVMGVCSRIYVLDRGILIADGTPAEIRNNPKVIEAYLGQEA; encoded by the coding sequence ATGACGCAATCAAGAGCAGCGGTACTCCTTGATGTGAAAGCGGCCAGCCGGGCCTTCGGCGGACTGAAGGCGGTCAGCGAGGTATCTCTTCATATTGATAAAGGCGAGCTGATCGGCCTGATCGGGCCCAACGGTGCAGGTAAAACCACACTATTCAACCTGTTGACCGGAGTGTACCCGCCATCGTCGGGCAGCATTCTTTTGAATAATGAGTCTATCGGCGGGATGAAGCCCTACAAGATCAATCATAAAGGCGCTGCGCGTACGTTCCAGAACATCCGCCTGTTTACGGCTATGACGGTGCTCGAGAACGTCAAGATTGCCTTCCATCAGCATGCGAAGCACTCGTTGTTCTCTTCGATGCTACGTCTGCCGAAGCATTTCCAGGGCGAAGAGGAGATTACCCGGAAGGCGATGGATATTCTCTCCATCTTCAATCTGGCTGATCAGAGTGAAGAGGTAGCGAGCAACCTGAGCTATGGGAATCAGCGGCGTCTGGAGATTGCCCGGGCGCTTGCGGCCGGACCCAAGCTGCTGCTGCTCGATGAGCCGGCAGCCGGGATGAACCCGAATGAGACGCGTGACCTGATGAACCTGATCGCCTGGATCCGGGAGGAGTTCGACCTGACCATTCTGCTGATCGAGCATGATATGTCACTGGTAATGGGAGTCTGCAGCCGCATCTACGTGCTGGACCGCGGAATCCTGATCGCTGACGGCACGCCGGCGGAGATCCGCAACAATCCGAAGGTCATCGAAGCGTATTTGGGACAGGAGGCGTAG
- a CDS encoding branched-chain amino acid ABC transporter permease has protein sequence MEYFIQQLINGISVGSIYALIALGYTMVYGIIKLINFAHGDVFMVGSFIGLYSAKYLANAGLPPIVVLLLSLIISMTISALLGISIERLAYKPLRKSTRIAALITAIGVSFLLEYTGVLILGPQAKGFPDIMDKKQYHLFGSSIQVESNQIMILLTTIILMLVLQYIVRYTRTGKAMRAVSFDVEAARLMGINVDRTISATFAIGSALAAAAGVIFGMTYNSVDPLMGVMPGLKAFVAAVLGGIGSIPGALVGGLLLGTVETEISSLGFSSWRDGVAFAVLILILIFKPSGLFGKNVREKV, from the coding sequence ATGGAGTATTTCATTCAGCAACTAATAAACGGGATATCCGTAGGCAGCATTTACGCTCTGATCGCCCTTGGTTACACAATGGTGTATGGTATCATCAAGCTGATTAATTTTGCGCATGGCGATGTATTTATGGTAGGGTCGTTCATCGGTCTGTACAGTGCCAAATACCTGGCGAATGCCGGATTGCCGCCGATCGTTGTACTGCTCTTGTCGCTGATCATCTCGATGACCATCAGTGCATTGCTCGGTATCAGCATTGAACGTCTGGCGTATAAGCCGCTTCGTAAGTCCACTCGAATTGCAGCGCTGATTACAGCGATCGGCGTATCCTTCCTGCTCGAATATACCGGAGTCTTGATCCTCGGGCCGCAGGCCAAGGGCTTCCCGGATATTATGGATAAGAAGCAGTATCATCTCTTCGGGTCTTCTATCCAGGTCGAATCCAATCAGATCATGATTCTGCTAACAACGATAATTCTTATGCTAGTGCTGCAATATATCGTCAGGTACACCCGAACGGGCAAAGCCATGCGGGCCGTATCCTTCGATGTGGAAGCGGCGCGGCTGATGGGTATCAACGTAGACCGCACCATTTCAGCCACTTTCGCGATCGGTTCAGCGCTTGCCGCTGCCGCAGGCGTGATTTTCGGAATGACGTACAATTCGGTTGATCCTCTTATGGGTGTCATGCCCGGGCTTAAGGCTTTTGTCGCGGCAGTGCTTGGAGGGATTGGAAGTATTCCGGGTGCGCTTGTCGGCGGATTGCTGCTGGGAACGGTGGAGACAGAGATTTCTTCGCTCGGGTTCTCCTCTTGGCGTGACGGTGTAGCTTTTGCGGTACTGATTCTAATCCTTATCTTCAAACCATCCGGACTGTTCGGCAAGAATGTCCGGGAGAAAGTGTAG